In one Deltaproteobacteria bacterium genomic region, the following are encoded:
- a CDS encoding transketolase, which yields MSDKLEKLEKLAKLIRYYILTATTKAGSGHPTSSLSATELMAGLMFGGLFRFDPDHPEHPNNDRLLFSKGHASPLFYALWLAAGKVTAEEMMTYREFGSPLEGHPTVAFPFTEAATGSLGQGLSIGLGIALNAKYLDELPYRTYVLLGDSEMAEGSQWEALQLAAYYKLDNLVGILDVNRLGQRGETMYGHDLEAYRQRISAFGWETILIDGHSFEEVLDAYKRASAVTERPVMVIAKTIKGKGVSFVEDKDGWHGKALSKADLEKALKEMGEVDTSVRGEIAKPRDLRPEEPDRRMAAATSYRKGESIPTRNAYGNALKRVFPQFPNLVSLDGEVSNSTQAEYFKKEHPQRFFEMFVAEQNMVGAALGLATRGKLPFVSTFGAFMSRAFDQIRMSPYSNANIKFAGSHAGVSIGQDGPSQMGLEDIALFRSILESVVLYPCDAVSADRLVEAAAGHEGIVYIRTTRGGAPVIYDNDETFPIGGSKTLRTSDHDKATLIGAGVTLHECLAAHGELKKQGIAVRVIDLYSVKPIDRETLQTAALDTGLIVTVEDHYPEGGLGEAVKSVLSGSATPVHSLAVHKRPRSGKPSELLDYEGISSKAIVGTVKEKLG from the coding sequence ATGTCGGACAAGCTTGAAAAACTGGAAAAATTAGCGAAGCTGATCCGCTACTATATCCTAACCGCTACAACAAAGGCCGGTTCGGGCCATCCCACTTCTTCCCTGTCGGCCACGGAACTGATGGCAGGGCTTATGTTCGGAGGCCTATTCCGCTTCGATCCGGATCATCCTGAGCACCCCAACAACGACCGTCTGCTCTTTTCCAAGGGACATGCCTCGCCGCTCTTTTATGCGTTGTGGCTTGCCGCGGGAAAGGTGACAGCGGAAGAAATGATGACCTACAGGGAATTCGGCAGTCCCTTGGAAGGGCATCCCACTGTTGCGTTCCCCTTCACGGAAGCGGCTACCGGTTCGCTGGGACAGGGCCTGTCCATCGGTCTGGGCATCGCACTGAATGCAAAGTATCTGGACGAGCTTCCTTACAGGACGTACGTGCTCCTCGGCGACAGTGAAATGGCGGAGGGTTCTCAATGGGAGGCTCTGCAACTGGCGGCCTATTATAAGCTGGACAACCTCGTAGGCATCCTCGATGTAAATCGTCTGGGCCAGCGTGGGGAAACCATGTACGGTCATGACCTGGAGGCCTACCGGCAAAGGATTTCCGCTTTCGGATGGGAAACCATCCTGATTGACGGTCACTCGTTCGAGGAAGTCCTGGATGCCTACAAGAGAGCCTCCGCCGTGACGGAAAGGCCCGTCATGGTCATTGCCAAGACCATCAAAGGTAAGGGGGTCTCCTTTGTGGAAGACAAGGACGGCTGGCACGGCAAGGCCTTGAGCAAGGCGGATCTGGAGAAAGCGCTCAAGGAAATGGGCGAAGTGGATACATCGGTTCGGGGAGAGATCGCGAAACCCCGGGATCTGAGACCTGAAGAACCCGACAGGAGAATGGCGGCGGCAACGTCCTACCGGAAAGGGGAATCCATTCCAACCCGGAACGCGTATGGAAATGCACTGAAACGGGTCTTCCCACAATTCCCGAACCTGGTCAGCCTTGACGGCGAAGTGAGTAATTCCACCCAAGCTGAATACTTCAAGAAAGAGCATCCCCAACGTTTTTTCGAAATGTTCGTTGCAGAGCAAAATATGGTGGGGGCGGCTTTAGGTCTTGCCACCCGCGGAAAGCTACCTTTTGTTTCCACCTTCGGCGCCTTCATGAGCCGGGCCTTCGACCAGATCCGCATGAGCCCCTACTCGAACGCCAACATCAAATTCGCGGGATCCCACGCGGGGGTGTCCATCGGGCAGGACGGCCCCTCCCAGATGGGACTCGAGGATATCGCCCTGTTTCGTTCGATCCTGGAAAGCGTGGTCCTCTACCCCTGCGATGCGGTATCCGCCGACCGGCTGGTGGAAGCAGCGGCCGGGCATGAAGGCATCGTGTACATTCGTACGACTCGTGGCGGCGCCCCGGTCATTTACGATAACGATGAAACCTTCCCCATCGGAGGATCCAAAACCCTGAGAACAAGCGACCATGACAAAGCCACATTGATCGGCGCCGGAGTGACCCTGCATGAGTGCTTGGCCGCACATGGGGAGCTGAAAAAACAAGGCATCGCGGTCCGGGTCATAGACCTGTACAGCGTGAAACCCATAGACAGAGAGACGCTGCAAACCGCCGCGCTGGATACCGGCCTTATCGTCACCGTCGAGGATCATTATCCGGAAGGAGGCCTAGGGGAAGCGGTCAAAAGCGTTCTCTCCGGCTCGGCGACGCCTGTCCACTCTCTGGCGGTGCACAAAAGACCGAGGAGCGGAAAACCTTCCGAGCTCTTGGATTATGAAGGTATTTCCAGTAAGGCCATCGTCGGAACGGTTAAAGAGAAGTTGGGCTGA
- a CDS encoding transposase, giving the protein MDLIKRASQRIAERLTWCVAHRDQAGIAKDLAEGKDISEVYGLGEAGLFDEFFYFLDQFGIMDLFLDLDPQHTQRSSNVTFPAVILIYVMRIVAGLAFFWHIHPVLLRSQPLMRIVGFNGTQIRHGTSQRGKKNSSAPPADQNSEDNIRGPLCPDSIAAYIQAISAHALERFFNRVISILAAKSFFPKRIHALLDSSEIQSTEACEGCGKVGKEKAPQLRRRKNRIRKVMEAVFGFKLWVVWDPVSRLPLAIRFATIEHSDLDFAREVVSQAVSNLTPHATIASLAIDRGFVDGPFLWWLAQTMQITFYIPAKTNMNVYKDALSLIETGIAQTRERKRTIGAGKNKTTVMDRWRVVGIEGLISAGFYGEKGSGSHENRPDFAPNPINAVAVVDDPYKVNNPNADTLVILTNAPVQKPLKVYDGYDARSEIENTVFREAKQAWFIQRPPRNNASAFRAHVYLTMIVMALTTAFQTWMDQQDRLEQAGNETGIRKFRQKVKQENGNKLILFDEHRYAIFDTYEVLILCGRTVLMPTGVPETITKRDILLKYGALLE; this is encoded by the coding sequence ATGGATTTGATCAAACGGGCCTCTCAACGAATCGCCGAACGACTCACCTGGTGCGTCGCCCACAGGGACCAGGCCGGTATCGCAAAAGACCTCGCCGAGGGCAAAGACATCTCCGAAGTCTATGGCCTTGGCGAAGCAGGACTCTTCGATGAGTTCTTCTACTTCCTGGATCAGTTCGGCATCATGGATCTATTCCTGGACCTTGACCCTCAACATACCCAGCGCTCAAGCAATGTCACCTTCCCTGCCGTCATCCTTATTTATGTGATGCGCATCGTGGCCGGCCTTGCCTTCTTTTGGCATATCCACCCCGTGCTCCTTCGATCCCAACCCCTTATGAGGATTGTGGGATTCAACGGCACACAGATACGCCACGGCACCTCTCAGAGGGGAAAAAAGAACTCTTCCGCTCCTCCTGCCGATCAAAACTCAGAGGACAACATCCGAGGTCCTCTCTGCCCTGATTCCATCGCCGCCTACATTCAGGCCATCTCCGCACACGCCCTGGAACGTTTCTTTAACCGTGTGATCTCTATCCTGGCAGCCAAGTCCTTCTTCCCCAAGCGCATCCACGCCCTTTTGGATTCCTCGGAGATTCAATCCACCGAAGCGTGTGAAGGCTGCGGGAAAGTCGGCAAAGAGAAAGCCCCCCAGCTTCGTCGTAGAAAAAACCGTATCCGTAAAGTCATGGAAGCCGTCTTCGGTTTTAAGCTCTGGGTCGTCTGGGACCCTGTCAGTCGTCTTCCCCTTGCCATCCGCTTTGCGACAATCGAGCACAGCGATCTGGATTTCGCCCGCGAAGTCGTCAGCCAAGCCGTAAGCAACCTTACCCCCCATGCCACGATTGCATCTCTGGCCATTGATCGGGGTTTTGTGGACGGCCCGTTTCTGTGGTGGCTTGCACAGACCATGCAGATCACCTTCTACATCCCGGCCAAGACCAATATGAACGTTTATAAGGACGCTCTTTCCCTTATAGAGACAGGCATTGCCCAAACCAGAGAGAGAAAACGCACCATTGGGGCCGGGAAAAACAAGACCACCGTGATGGATCGTTGGCGCGTGGTGGGCATCGAGGGCCTTATCTCTGCCGGCTTTTACGGGGAGAAGGGAAGTGGGAGTCATGAAAATCGTCCCGACTTTGCCCCCAACCCTATCAACGCCGTGGCGGTCGTAGACGACCCTTACAAGGTCAATAACCCCAATGCCGACACTCTCGTTATCCTTACCAACGCCCCCGTACAAAAACCCCTTAAGGTCTATGACGGCTATGACGCCAGAAGTGAGATCGAAAATACCGTGTTCCGCGAGGCCAAGCAGGCATGGTTCATTCAACGTCCGCCCCGCAACAATGCCTCCGCCTTCCGAGCCCATGTCTATCTGACCATGATCGTCATGGCCCTTACCACCGCCTTCCAAACCTGGATGGACCAGCAGGATAGACTTGAGCAGGCCGGAAACGAGACCGGCATACGAAAGTTTCGCCAAAAGGTTAAACAGGAAAACGGCAACAAGCTGATTCTCTTTGACGAACACCGCTATGCAATCTTTGACACCTATGAGGTCCTTATCCTCTGCGGCCGAACCGTCCTCATGCCCACGGGCGTCCCCGAAACCATCACCAAAAGGGATATATTGCTCAAGTACGGCGCATTACTGGAATAA
- the zwf gene encoding glucose-6-phosphate dehydrogenase encodes MKANAHLDPTVFIIFGAAGDLTQRKLMPALHNLFLDGLLPERFEVIGIGHGDMNDENFRNHLRDGVKTFSRRGRADSESWESFASHLKFLKVDLSKKKAYTDLAKKLAAQDKAFKTRANRIFYLALPPGMIETVTQGLAGANLHQDRERDRIVVEKPFGRDLDSARKLNRILSDVFRESQIFRIDHYLGKETVQNILAFRFGNTLFEPVWNRRYIDHVQITVAEQVGVEHRGHYYDSAGALRDMVQSHLLQILCLVAMEAPVSLADDEIRNKKVDVLHAIRPIATEQIHQFAVSGQYGAGWIEGKHVCGYREEPNVEPNSFTETFAAVRLFVDTWRWQGVPFYLRTGKRLPARVSEISIQFRTVPHQTFPPTTVLDLHPNRLIIAIQPEEGILLRFETKYPGATMQLSPVTMRFFYHEVFKIPSPDAYETLLLDVMLGDRTLFMRGDETEAAWSVITPILDVWGSMKFTGFPNYQAGAWGPEEAEVLIAQDGFSWVIPTLLVCDDHASCGVREESAAR; translated from the coding sequence ATGAAAGCGAACGCACATCTTGATCCTACCGTATTCATCATTTTCGGCGCCGCAGGGGATCTCACCCAGCGCAAGCTGATGCCTGCGCTTCACAACCTCTTTCTCGACGGGTTACTGCCCGAGCGGTTTGAAGTCATCGGAATCGGTCATGGAGACATGAATGACGAGAACTTCCGAAACCATCTGCGTGATGGGGTAAAAACGTTTTCACGCCGGGGCCGGGCCGACTCGGAATCGTGGGAATCCTTTGCGTCGCATCTGAAATTCCTGAAGGTCGACCTGAGCAAGAAAAAGGCCTATACCGACCTTGCGAAAAAACTTGCGGCACAGGACAAGGCCTTTAAGACACGGGCAAACAGGATTTTTTACCTTGCTTTGCCGCCCGGGATGATCGAGACGGTGACCCAAGGACTGGCTGGAGCAAATTTACATCAGGACAGGGAGCGGGACCGAATTGTCGTAGAAAAGCCTTTTGGCCGCGACCTGGATTCTGCTCGGAAACTGAACCGGATCCTCTCCGATGTGTTCCGCGAATCACAGATATTTCGTATCGACCACTACCTTGGAAAAGAAACGGTTCAGAACATTCTTGCTTTCCGCTTCGGCAACACCCTTTTCGAGCCCGTGTGGAACAGGCGCTATATCGATCACGTACAGATTACGGTTGCGGAACAAGTGGGAGTCGAGCATCGAGGCCATTATTACGACAGCGCCGGAGCATTGAGGGACATGGTGCAAAGCCATTTGCTTCAGATCCTGTGCCTGGTGGCCATGGAAGCTCCTGTCTCGTTGGCGGATGACGAAATTCGCAACAAGAAGGTGGACGTGCTTCATGCCATCCGTCCGATCGCCACGGAACAGATCCATCAGTTTGCCGTCAGCGGCCAGTACGGCGCCGGCTGGATCGAAGGGAAGCATGTATGCGGCTATCGCGAAGAACCGAATGTCGAACCGAACTCGTTCACCGAGACTTTCGCCGCCGTGCGGCTCTTTGTAGACACATGGCGGTGGCAGGGCGTGCCCTTCTATCTGAGGACCGGCAAACGTCTTCCTGCCAGAGTCTCCGAGATATCCATTCAGTTCCGAACCGTACCTCACCAGACCTTCCCTCCGACCACGGTGCTGGATTTGCATCCGAACCGTTTGATCATCGCCATCCAGCCTGAGGAGGGCATTCTGCTTCGCTTCGAAACCAAATATCCGGGGGCAACCATGCAGCTCTCTCCGGTGACCATGCGGTTTTTCTATCACGAGGTCTTTAAAATACCTTCGCCGGATGCCTACGAGACGCTGCTGTTGGACGTCATGCTGGGGGACCGCACATTATTCATGCGGGGGGATGAGACGGAGGCGGCATGGTCGGTGATTACGCCCATTCTCGATGTTTGGGGGAGTATGAAGTTCACCGGCTTTCCCAATTACCAGGCGGGCGCCTGGGGCCCCGAAGAGGCGGAAGTCCTCATTGCTCAGGACGGGTTCAGTTGGGTCATACCCACGCTCCTCGTATGTGACGACCATGCCTCTTGCGGAGTCCGTGAGGAATCGGCGGCGAGGTAA
- a CDS encoding response regulator produces the protein MEANEYPTNLRYESGKVDSEHKERNSIPDGFKTIVEQSQDGIFQYDIISTEFVLWNKKFADLFGIDDKEHGRIVSRKTVLMRIHPDDRDKVRKAAQASLVPGCPGGEIEYRFLDEDGSVRWMHDKWVVIRDDSSRPVAFQGIVRDNTKQKKVERALEESEKRFTELAENIQDVFFLATFERPRRILYLSPSFEQVWGLKREEAYKDHRKWLEAVHEEDRQKVYLTLEAFLQGRAEYNMEFRIVRPDGSIRWVWARGVRIQGEEGKTDRVAAIARDITERKKMEQALQEAKLAAETANRDLLQLNGQLEQAIADANRMALAAEIANVAKTQFLANMSHEIRTPLNGVVGMTTLLLDTKLTPEQHDYAELIRTSSDALLGLINDILDFSKIEAGKLELDSVDFDIRVTVENLVDTLAVKASEKGLEFVCWVAPELPSLLRGDPGRLRQILVNLAGNAIKLTEKGEVFIRVGIEEETDTHVRVRFSVFDTGIGIPEDRVSSLFQPFTQVDASTTRKYGGTGLGLAISRQLVEAMNGRIRLESAEGKGSMFWFTVNLEKQPEGREAEIVIPEDIRGQRILVVDDNATNRKVFTGYLGSWGCVYEEAVDGKQAIEKLTEAASQKRPFGVAILDMHMPEMDGETLGKIIKGDPNLASTILVLLTSVGQRGDAARLREIGFGAYLTKPVKRSQLYDAIATAVGARSAGVTAPAPSLITRHTLAENQKGRFRILVAEDNIVNQKVALGMLGKLGYRADVVSNGAEAVEALERKSYDLVLMDVQMPEMDGFEATQTIRDPQSRVRNPRIPIIAMTAHAMEGDRERCLAAGMDDYVSKPIQPKELADAIERQSSGTLRLEPPEPPEAPAPESEKEIFDGTSLLHRLEGDEDLCRDILMGYVEDLPIQMEKLESALRKNDMSVAVRQAHSIKGASANIGAQRLRDTALEIESAGKRGETETMLFLVRKMGREFERFKALASHATFGE, from the coding sequence ATGGAAGCGAATGAGTATCCAACGAACCTTAGATATGAATCGGGAAAAGTGGATTCAGAACACAAAGAAAGGAACTCGATACCTGACGGTTTCAAGACCATTGTGGAACAATCACAAGATGGAATTTTTCAATATGATATTATCTCAACGGAATTTGTATTATGGAATAAGAAATTCGCTGATCTGTTTGGAATTGACGACAAAGAACACGGTCGAATAGTAAGTCGAAAGACTGTGTTGATGCGTATCCATCCAGACGACAGGGACAAGGTGCGGAAAGCGGCGCAAGCATCTCTAGTACCGGGTTGCCCCGGCGGAGAGATTGAATACCGGTTTTTGGATGAGGATGGATCCGTTCGATGGATGCATGACAAATGGGTTGTAATCCGTGATGATTCCAGCCGTCCCGTTGCCTTCCAAGGGATTGTCCGCGACAATACAAAGCAGAAGAAGGTCGAAAGAGCCCTGGAGGAAAGCGAAAAACGGTTCACGGAACTGGCGGAAAACATCCAGGACGTGTTTTTCCTGGCTACCTTCGAAAGGCCGAGGCGAATTCTGTATCTCAGCCCCTCCTTTGAACAGGTGTGGGGCCTTAAGCGAGAGGAGGCGTACAAAGATCATAGGAAATGGCTGGAAGCCGTGCATGAGGAGGATCGACAGAAGGTGTATTTGACCTTGGAAGCGTTCCTTCAGGGCCGGGCGGAATACAATATGGAATTCAGGATCGTCCGACCTGACGGTTCCATTCGGTGGGTCTGGGCCAGAGGCGTCCGGATCCAAGGGGAGGAAGGCAAAACTGACCGGGTCGCCGCAATCGCGCGGGACATCACCGAACGCAAGAAAATGGAGCAGGCTCTGCAAGAGGCCAAACTGGCGGCCGAAACCGCCAACCGCGACCTGTTGCAGCTGAACGGGCAGCTTGAACAAGCCATTGCGGACGCGAACAGGATGGCCTTGGCAGCGGAGATAGCCAACGTGGCCAAGACTCAATTTCTCGCCAATATGAGCCACGAAATTCGTACCCCTCTAAACGGTGTCGTTGGAATGACCACTTTGCTCCTCGATACGAAGCTCACCCCGGAACAGCACGATTACGCTGAACTGATTCGCACGAGCTCGGATGCTCTGCTGGGCCTGATAAACGATATTCTGGACTTCTCCAAAATCGAAGCCGGAAAACTGGAGCTGGATTCCGTCGACTTTGATATCAGGGTCACCGTAGAGAATCTTGTCGATACCCTGGCTGTTAAAGCCAGCGAAAAGGGGCTTGAGTTTGTGTGCTGGGTTGCCCCCGAACTTCCCTCGCTCCTGCGCGGTGATCCCGGTCGTTTGCGTCAAATCCTTGTCAACCTGGCAGGCAATGCCATCAAGTTAACCGAAAAAGGCGAGGTGTTCATCCGAGTTGGGATAGAAGAAGAAACCGATACCCACGTACGGGTGCGTTTCAGCGTTTTCGACACCGGAATCGGTATTCCCGAGGACCGAGTTAGTAGTCTGTTTCAACCTTTCACTCAGGTGGACGCCTCGACCACGCGTAAATATGGTGGCACAGGTCTGGGATTGGCCATTTCCCGTCAACTGGTGGAGGCGATGAATGGACGGATTAGGTTGGAGAGCGCCGAAGGCAAGGGATCTATGTTCTGGTTTACAGTGAATTTGGAAAAGCAACCAGAGGGCCGGGAGGCGGAGATCGTCATTCCCGAGGATATCCGAGGGCAGCGGATCCTAGTCGTGGATGACAACGCCACCAACAGGAAAGTATTTACGGGGTACCTTGGATCATGGGGTTGCGTCTATGAAGAGGCCGTGGATGGAAAGCAGGCGATCGAGAAGCTGACAGAGGCCGCATCTCAAAAGAGGCCCTTCGGTGTTGCCATCCTGGACATGCACATGCCTGAAATGGACGGTGAGACGCTCGGAAAAATCATCAAGGGAGATCCGAATCTGGCGAGCACCATCCTTGTCCTTCTTACGTCCGTCGGCCAGCGGGGTGATGCCGCCCGCCTGAGGGAAATCGGTTTTGGTGCGTACCTCACCAAGCCGGTTAAACGTTCTCAGCTTTACGATGCGATAGCCACTGCGGTCGGCGCGAGAAGCGCTGGTGTGACGGCGCCGGCTCCCTCCCTCATTACAAGGCATACACTGGCGGAAAACCAGAAGGGCCGGTTTCGTATTCTCGTTGCCGAGGACAACATCGTAAACCAGAAGGTGGCTTTAGGGATGCTGGGCAAACTTGGCTACCGCGCCGATGTGGTTTCGAACGGCGCGGAAGCCGTCGAGGCCCTTGAACGGAAGTCCTACGACCTGGTCTTAATGGATGTCCAGATGCCGGAAATGGATGGCTTTGAAGCCACCCAGACCATTCGGGACCCCCAATCCAGGGTTCGTAATCCAAGAATTCCCATAATCGCCATGACCGCACATGCCATGGAAGGGGATCGAGAACGATGTCTCGCCGCGGGAATGGACGATTACGTGAGCAAGCCCATCCAGCCCAAGGAACTCGCGGATGCCATAGAGAGACAGTCTTCCGGAACTCTGCGGTTGGAACCCCCTGAACCCCCCGAAGCACCGGCGCCGGAATCGGAAAAAGAAATCTTTGACGGGACATCACTACTCCATAGACTCGAGGGGGACGAGGACCTGTGTAGGGATATCCTGATGGGTTATGTGGAAGATCTGCCTATTCAGATGGAAAAGCTGGAATCTGCCTTGAGAAAGAACGATATGTCAGTCGCAGTTCGGCAGGCGCATTCGATTAAAGGAGCATCCGCCAACATCGGAGCCCAGCGATTGCGCGACACGGCTCTCGAGATAGAATCCGCGGGAAAGCGCGGTGAAACAGAAACCATGCTCTTCCTTGTTCGGAAAATGGGCCGGGAATTCGAACGGTTCAAAGCCTTGGCTTCGCATGCGACATTCGGAGAATGA
- a CDS encoding diguanylate cyclase, giving the protein MRVLIAEDDVTSRRILESTLAKCGYEVTAVRDGAEAWRAMQADNPPLLVVLDWIMPEMDGVEVCRNIRAHIPMHERYVYIILLTSKGSKEEVVVGIEAGADDYMVKPFHPQELRVRIRAGQRIVELHSELVSAKEALKIQATLDTLTGLLNHGAILERLKMELSRARRERRSLGVAMIDIDHFKRVNDSLGHLTGDGVLRECAKRILSTVRDYDSVGRYGGEEFLIILPGVQEVEAKNVLERVRMAVGEREMVLADKAIRVTVSSGVVSSDGSGNADEVIQAADAALYQAKKLGRNRVECSKDNE; this is encoded by the coding sequence ATGAGGGTATTGATTGCTGAAGACGATGTGACCAGCCGCCGCATCCTCGAATCCACGCTGGCAAAGTGCGGCTACGAAGTCACCGCCGTCCGTGACGGAGCCGAGGCATGGCGCGCGATGCAAGCGGACAATCCACCTCTACTGGTCGTGCTTGATTGGATTATGCCTGAAATGGATGGTGTGGAGGTGTGCCGCAATATCAGAGCCCATATCCCCATGCACGAACGCTACGTGTACATCATCCTGCTGACTTCGAAAGGGTCAAAGGAAGAGGTTGTGGTCGGCATAGAAGCGGGTGCGGATGATTATATGGTGAAACCGTTCCACCCTCAGGAGCTCCGAGTGCGCATCCGAGCCGGCCAAAGGATCGTGGAACTTCACTCCGAACTGGTTTCCGCAAAGGAGGCTTTGAAGATACAGGCAACTCTTGACACGCTGACAGGGCTCCTTAATCATGGCGCCATTCTCGAACGGCTCAAGATGGAACTCTCCCGAGCGCGACGAGAAAGAAGGAGCCTCGGTGTGGCAATGATTGACATTGACCATTTCAAGCGAGTGAACGATTCTTTGGGACATTTGACGGGCGACGGGGTGCTGAGGGAATGCGCCAAGAGAATCCTTTCCACAGTCAGGGACTACGACTCCGTAGGGCGGTACGGAGGAGAGGAATTCTTGATTATTCTTCCAGGGGTCCAGGAAGTTGAAGCGAAAAACGTATTGGAGAGAGTGCGAATGGCCGTTGGAGAGCGAGAGATGGTCTTAGCGGATAAGGCCATTCGGGTGACTGTAAGCTCGGGTGTGGTGAGCTCAGACGGGAGCGGAAATGCGGATGAGGTAATACAAGCTGCAGACGCTGCACTATATCAAGCCAAGAAATTGGGGCGCAATCGCGTTGAATGCTCCAAGGATAATGAATAA